One genomic region from Carcharodon carcharias isolate sCarCar2 chromosome 12, sCarCar2.pri, whole genome shotgun sequence encodes:
- the LOC121285042 gene encoding dolichyl-diphosphooligosaccharide--protein glycosyltransferase subunit 4-like, with translation MITDIQLAIFANMLRASLFLLVVLYHYGAVNNPKKLGSIPADMQKIKDSLEK, from the exons ATGATCACAGACATACAGCTAGCGATCTTTGCCAACATGCTGAGGGCATCCCTTTTCCTCCTTGTTGTCCTGTACCATTATGGTGCTGTTAACAATCCCAAAAAGCTGGG GTCTATCCCAGCAGATATGCAAAAAATAAAAGATTCATTAGAAAAGTGA